In Vulpes lagopus strain Blue_001 chromosome 1, ASM1834538v1, whole genome shotgun sequence, a genomic segment contains:
- the TNNT2 gene encoding troponin T, cardiac muscle isoform X4, with protein sequence MSDLEEVAEEYEEEQEEEEDWREHDDEQEEEAAEEAGGEAATEETNAEGDGQEGEAKEAEDGPVEESKPKPRPFMPNLVPPKIPDGERVDFDDIHRKRMEKDLNELQTLIEAHFENRKKEEEELISLKDRIEKRRAERAEQQRIRNEREKERQTRLAEERARREEEENRRKAEDEARKKKALSNMMHFGGYIQKAQTERKSGKRQTEREKKKKILAERRKVLAIDHLNEDQLREKAKELWQSIYNLEAEKFDLQEKFKQQKYEINVLRNRINDNQKVSKTRGKAKVTGRWK encoded by the exons ATGTCCGACCTGGAGGAGGTGGCGGAAGAGTACGAGGA GGAGCAGGAAG AAGAGGAGGACTGGAGAGAGCACGACGACG agcaggaagaggaggccgcagaggaggcaggaggtgagGCTGCGACGGAGGAGACCAACGCGGAGG GAGATGGCCAGGAAGGCGAGGCTAAAGAGGCCGAAG ATGGCCCGGTGGAGGAGTCCAAACCAAAGCCCAG GCCATTCATGCCCAACCTGGTGCCACCCAAGATCCCGGATGGAGAGAGAGTAGACTTTGAC GACATCCACCGGAAGCGCATGGAGAAGGACCTGAACGAACTGCAGACGCTGATCGAGGCTCACTTtgagaacaggaagaaagaggaggaggagctgatTTCACTCAAAGACAGGATT GAGAAGCGGCGGGCCGAGCGGGCCGAGCAGCAGCGCATCCGGAACGAGCGGGAGAAGGAGCGTCAGACTCGCCTGGCT GAGGAGAGAGCCCGacgagaggaggaggagaacaggAGGAAGGCCGAGGACGAGGCCCGGAAGAAGAAGGCGTTGTCCAACATGATGCACTTTGGGGGCTACATCCAGAAG GCCCAG ACCGAGCGGAAAAGTGGGAAGAGGCAGACGGAGcgggaaaagaagaagaagattctGGCTGAGAGGAGGAAGGTGCTGGCCATCGACCACCTGAATGAGGACCAGCTGAG GGAGAAGGCCAAGGAACTGTGGCAGAGCATCTACAACCTGGAGGCCGAGAAGTTCGACCTGCAGGAGAAGTTCAAGCAGCAGAAATACGAA ATCAATGTTCTCCGGAACAGAATCAATGATAACCAGAAAGT CTCCAAGACCCGCGGGAAGGCCAAGGTCACCGGGCGCTGGAAGTAG
- the TNNT2 gene encoding troponin T, cardiac muscle isoform X3, which translates to MSDLEEVAEEYEEEQEEEDWREHDDEQEEEAAEEAGGEAATEETNAEDGPVEESKPKPRPFMPNLVPPKIPDGERVDFDDIHRKRMEKDLNELQTLIEAHFENRKKEEEELISLKDRIEKRRAERAEQQRIRNEREKERQTRLAEERARREEEENRRKAEDEARKKKALSNMMHFGGYIQKAQTERKSGKRQTEREKKKKILAERRKVLAIDHLNEDQLREKAKELWQSIYNLEAEKFDLQEKFKQQKYEINVLRNRINDNQKVSKTRGKAKVTGRWK; encoded by the exons ATGTCCGACCTGGAGGAGGTGGCGGAAGAGTACGAGGA GGAGCAGGAAG AGGAGGACTGGAGAGAGCACGACGACG agcaggaagaggaggccgcagaggaggcaggaggtgagGCTGCGACGGAGGAGACCAACGCGGAGG ATGGCCCGGTGGAGGAGTCCAAACCAAAGCCCAG GCCATTCATGCCCAACCTGGTGCCACCCAAGATCCCGGATGGAGAGAGAGTAGACTTTGAC GACATCCACCGGAAGCGCATGGAGAAGGACCTGAACGAACTGCAGACGCTGATCGAGGCTCACTTtgagaacaggaagaaagaggaggaggagctgatTTCACTCAAAGACAGGATT GAGAAGCGGCGGGCCGAGCGGGCCGAGCAGCAGCGCATCCGGAACGAGCGGGAGAAGGAGCGTCAGACTCGCCTGGCT GAGGAGAGAGCCCGacgagaggaggaggagaacaggAGGAAGGCCGAGGACGAGGCCCGGAAGAAGAAGGCGTTGTCCAACATGATGCACTTTGGGGGCTACATCCAGAAG GCCCAG ACCGAGCGGAAAAGTGGGAAGAGGCAGACGGAGcgggaaaagaagaagaagattctGGCTGAGAGGAGGAAGGTGCTGGCCATCGACCACCTGAATGAGGACCAGCTGAG GGAGAAGGCCAAGGAACTGTGGCAGAGCATCTACAACCTGGAGGCCGAGAAGTTCGACCTGCAGGAGAAGTTCAAGCAGCAGAAATACGAA ATCAATGTTCTCCGGAACAGAATCAATGATAACCAGAAAGT CTCCAAGACCCGCGGGAAGGCCAAGGTCACCGGGCGCTGGAAGTAG
- the TNNT2 gene encoding troponin T, cardiac muscle isoform X2: MSDLEEVAEEYEEEQEEEEDWREHDDEQEEEAAEEAGGEAATEETNAEDGPVEESKPKPRPFMPNLVPPKIPDGERVDFDDIHRKRMEKDLNELQTLIEAHFENRKKEEEELISLKDRIEKRRAERAEQQRIRNEREKERQTRLAEERARREEEENRRKAEDEARKKKALSNMMHFGGYIQKAQTERKSGKRQTEREKKKKILAERRKVLAIDHLNEDQLREKAKELWQSIYNLEAEKFDLQEKFKQQKYEINVLRNRINDNQKVSKTRGKAKVTGRWK; the protein is encoded by the exons ATGTCCGACCTGGAGGAGGTGGCGGAAGAGTACGAGGA GGAGCAGGAAG AAGAGGAGGACTGGAGAGAGCACGACGACG agcaggaagaggaggccgcagaggaggcaggaggtgagGCTGCGACGGAGGAGACCAACGCGGAGG ATGGCCCGGTGGAGGAGTCCAAACCAAAGCCCAG GCCATTCATGCCCAACCTGGTGCCACCCAAGATCCCGGATGGAGAGAGAGTAGACTTTGAC GACATCCACCGGAAGCGCATGGAGAAGGACCTGAACGAACTGCAGACGCTGATCGAGGCTCACTTtgagaacaggaagaaagaggaggaggagctgatTTCACTCAAAGACAGGATT GAGAAGCGGCGGGCCGAGCGGGCCGAGCAGCAGCGCATCCGGAACGAGCGGGAGAAGGAGCGTCAGACTCGCCTGGCT GAGGAGAGAGCCCGacgagaggaggaggagaacaggAGGAAGGCCGAGGACGAGGCCCGGAAGAAGAAGGCGTTGTCCAACATGATGCACTTTGGGGGCTACATCCAGAAG GCCCAG ACCGAGCGGAAAAGTGGGAAGAGGCAGACGGAGcgggaaaagaagaagaagattctGGCTGAGAGGAGGAAGGTGCTGGCCATCGACCACCTGAATGAGGACCAGCTGAG GGAGAAGGCCAAGGAACTGTGGCAGAGCATCTACAACCTGGAGGCCGAGAAGTTCGACCTGCAGGAGAAGTTCAAGCAGCAGAAATACGAA ATCAATGTTCTCCGGAACAGAATCAATGATAACCAGAAAGT CTCCAAGACCCGCGGGAAGGCCAAGGTCACCGGGCGCTGGAAGTAG
- the TNNT2 gene encoding troponin T, cardiac muscle isoform X6, with the protein MSDLEEVAEEYEEEQEEQEEEAAEEAGGEAATEETNAEGDGQEGEAKEAEDGPVEESKPKPRPFMPNLVPPKIPDGERVDFDDIHRKRMEKDLNELQTLIEAHFENRKKEEEELISLKDRIEKRRAERAEQQRIRNEREKERQTRLAEERARREEEENRRKAEDEARKKKALSNMMHFGGYIQKAQTERKSGKRQTEREKKKKILAERRKVLAIDHLNEDQLREKAKELWQSIYNLEAEKFDLQEKFKQQKYEINVLRNRINDNQKVSKTRGKAKVTGRWK; encoded by the exons ATGTCCGACCTGGAGGAGGTGGCGGAAGAGTACGAGGA GGAGCAGGAAG agcaggaagaggaggccgcagaggaggcaggaggtgagGCTGCGACGGAGGAGACCAACGCGGAGG GAGATGGCCAGGAAGGCGAGGCTAAAGAGGCCGAAG ATGGCCCGGTGGAGGAGTCCAAACCAAAGCCCAG GCCATTCATGCCCAACCTGGTGCCACCCAAGATCCCGGATGGAGAGAGAGTAGACTTTGAC GACATCCACCGGAAGCGCATGGAGAAGGACCTGAACGAACTGCAGACGCTGATCGAGGCTCACTTtgagaacaggaagaaagaggaggaggagctgatTTCACTCAAAGACAGGATT GAGAAGCGGCGGGCCGAGCGGGCCGAGCAGCAGCGCATCCGGAACGAGCGGGAGAAGGAGCGTCAGACTCGCCTGGCT GAGGAGAGAGCCCGacgagaggaggaggagaacaggAGGAAGGCCGAGGACGAGGCCCGGAAGAAGAAGGCGTTGTCCAACATGATGCACTTTGGGGGCTACATCCAGAAG GCCCAG ACCGAGCGGAAAAGTGGGAAGAGGCAGACGGAGcgggaaaagaagaagaagattctGGCTGAGAGGAGGAAGGTGCTGGCCATCGACCACCTGAATGAGGACCAGCTGAG GGAGAAGGCCAAGGAACTGTGGCAGAGCATCTACAACCTGGAGGCCGAGAAGTTCGACCTGCAGGAGAAGTTCAAGCAGCAGAAATACGAA ATCAATGTTCTCCGGAACAGAATCAATGATAACCAGAAAGT CTCCAAGACCCGCGGGAAGGCCAAGGTCACCGGGCGCTGGAAGTAG
- the TNNT2 gene encoding troponin T, cardiac muscle isoform X5: MSDLEEVAEEYEEEQEEEDWREHDDEQEEEAAEEAGGEAATEETNAEGDGQEGEAKEAEDGPVEESKPKPRPFMPNLVPPKIPDGERVDFDDIHRKRMEKDLNELQTLIEAHFENRKKEEEELISLKDRIEKRRAERAEQQRIRNEREKERQTRLAEERARREEEENRRKAEDEARKKKALSNMMHFGGYIQKAQTERKSGKRQTEREKKKKILAERRKVLAIDHLNEDQLREKAKELWQSIYNLEAEKFDLQEKFKQQKYEINVLRNRINDNQKVSKTRGKAKVTGRWK, encoded by the exons ATGTCCGACCTGGAGGAGGTGGCGGAAGAGTACGAGGA GGAGCAGGAAG AGGAGGACTGGAGAGAGCACGACGACG agcaggaagaggaggccgcagaggaggcaggaggtgagGCTGCGACGGAGGAGACCAACGCGGAGG GAGATGGCCAGGAAGGCGAGGCTAAAGAGGCCGAAG ATGGCCCGGTGGAGGAGTCCAAACCAAAGCCCAG GCCATTCATGCCCAACCTGGTGCCACCCAAGATCCCGGATGGAGAGAGAGTAGACTTTGAC GACATCCACCGGAAGCGCATGGAGAAGGACCTGAACGAACTGCAGACGCTGATCGAGGCTCACTTtgagaacaggaagaaagaggaggaggagctgatTTCACTCAAAGACAGGATT GAGAAGCGGCGGGCCGAGCGGGCCGAGCAGCAGCGCATCCGGAACGAGCGGGAGAAGGAGCGTCAGACTCGCCTGGCT GAGGAGAGAGCCCGacgagaggaggaggagaacaggAGGAAGGCCGAGGACGAGGCCCGGAAGAAGAAGGCGTTGTCCAACATGATGCACTTTGGGGGCTACATCCAGAAG GCCCAG ACCGAGCGGAAAAGTGGGAAGAGGCAGACGGAGcgggaaaagaagaagaagattctGGCTGAGAGGAGGAAGGTGCTGGCCATCGACCACCTGAATGAGGACCAGCTGAG GGAGAAGGCCAAGGAACTGTGGCAGAGCATCTACAACCTGGAGGCCGAGAAGTTCGACCTGCAGGAGAAGTTCAAGCAGCAGAAATACGAA ATCAATGTTCTCCGGAACAGAATCAATGATAACCAGAAAGT CTCCAAGACCCGCGGGAAGGCCAAGGTCACCGGGCGCTGGAAGTAG
- the TNNT2 gene encoding troponin T, cardiac muscle isoform X1, with product MSDLEEVAEEYEEEQEEEEDWREHDDEQEEEAAEEAGGEAATEETNAEGDGQEGEAKEAEDGPVEESKPKPRPFMPNLVPPKIPDGERVDFDDIHRKRMEKDLNELQTLIEAHFENRKKEEEELISLKDRIEKRRAERAEQQRIRNEREKERQTRLAEERARREEEENRRKAEDEARKKKALSNMMHFGGYIQKTERKSGKRQTEREKKKKILAERRKVLAIDHLNEDQLREKAKELWQSIYNLEAEKFDLQEKFKQQKYEINVLRNRINDNQKVSKTRGKAKVTGRWK from the exons ATGTCCGACCTGGAGGAGGTGGCGGAAGAGTACGAGGA GGAGCAGGAAG AAGAGGAGGACTGGAGAGAGCACGACGACG agcaggaagaggaggccgcagaggaggcaggaggtgagGCTGCGACGGAGGAGACCAACGCGGAGG GAGATGGCCAGGAAGGCGAGGCTAAAGAGGCCGAAG ATGGCCCGGTGGAGGAGTCCAAACCAAAGCCCAG GCCATTCATGCCCAACCTGGTGCCACCCAAGATCCCGGATGGAGAGAGAGTAGACTTTGAC GACATCCACCGGAAGCGCATGGAGAAGGACCTGAACGAACTGCAGACGCTGATCGAGGCTCACTTtgagaacaggaagaaagaggaggaggagctgatTTCACTCAAAGACAGGATT GAGAAGCGGCGGGCCGAGCGGGCCGAGCAGCAGCGCATCCGGAACGAGCGGGAGAAGGAGCGTCAGACTCGCCTGGCT GAGGAGAGAGCCCGacgagaggaggaggagaacaggAGGAAGGCCGAGGACGAGGCCCGGAAGAAGAAGGCGTTGTCCAACATGATGCACTTTGGGGGCTACATCCAGAAG ACCGAGCGGAAAAGTGGGAAGAGGCAGACGGAGcgggaaaagaagaagaagattctGGCTGAGAGGAGGAAGGTGCTGGCCATCGACCACCTGAATGAGGACCAGCTGAG GGAGAAGGCCAAGGAACTGTGGCAGAGCATCTACAACCTGGAGGCCGAGAAGTTCGACCTGCAGGAGAAGTTCAAGCAGCAGAAATACGAA ATCAATGTTCTCCGGAACAGAATCAATGATAACCAGAAAGT CTCCAAGACCCGCGGGAAGGCCAAGGTCACCGGGCGCTGGAAGTAG
- the TNNT2 gene encoding troponin T, cardiac muscle isoform X7: MSDLEEVAEEYEEEQEEQEEEAAEEAGGEAATEETNAEDGPVEESKPKPRPFMPNLVPPKIPDGERVDFDDIHRKRMEKDLNELQTLIEAHFENRKKEEEELISLKDRIEKRRAERAEQQRIRNEREKERQTRLAEERARREEEENRRKAEDEARKKKALSNMMHFGGYIQKAQTERKSGKRQTEREKKKKILAERRKVLAIDHLNEDQLREKAKELWQSIYNLEAEKFDLQEKFKQQKYEINVLRNRINDNQKVSKTRGKAKVTGRWK; this comes from the exons ATGTCCGACCTGGAGGAGGTGGCGGAAGAGTACGAGGA GGAGCAGGAAG agcaggaagaggaggccgcagaggaggcaggaggtgagGCTGCGACGGAGGAGACCAACGCGGAGG ATGGCCCGGTGGAGGAGTCCAAACCAAAGCCCAG GCCATTCATGCCCAACCTGGTGCCACCCAAGATCCCGGATGGAGAGAGAGTAGACTTTGAC GACATCCACCGGAAGCGCATGGAGAAGGACCTGAACGAACTGCAGACGCTGATCGAGGCTCACTTtgagaacaggaagaaagaggaggaggagctgatTTCACTCAAAGACAGGATT GAGAAGCGGCGGGCCGAGCGGGCCGAGCAGCAGCGCATCCGGAACGAGCGGGAGAAGGAGCGTCAGACTCGCCTGGCT GAGGAGAGAGCCCGacgagaggaggaggagaacaggAGGAAGGCCGAGGACGAGGCCCGGAAGAAGAAGGCGTTGTCCAACATGATGCACTTTGGGGGCTACATCCAGAAG GCCCAG ACCGAGCGGAAAAGTGGGAAGAGGCAGACGGAGcgggaaaagaagaagaagattctGGCTGAGAGGAGGAAGGTGCTGGCCATCGACCACCTGAATGAGGACCAGCTGAG GGAGAAGGCCAAGGAACTGTGGCAGAGCATCTACAACCTGGAGGCCGAGAAGTTCGACCTGCAGGAGAAGTTCAAGCAGCAGAAATACGAA ATCAATGTTCTCCGGAACAGAATCAATGATAACCAGAAAGT CTCCAAGACCCGCGGGAAGGCCAAGGTCACCGGGCGCTGGAAGTAG
- the TNNT2 gene encoding troponin T, cardiac muscle isoform X8: MSRAAVGGLGSLGAAEGDGQEGEAKEAEDGPVEESKPKPRPFMPNLVPPKIPDGERVDFDDIHRKRMEKDLNELQTLIEAHFENRKKEEEELISLKDRIEKRRAERAEQQRIRNEREKERQTRLAEERARREEEENRRKAEDEARKKKALSNMMHFGGYIQKAQTERKSGKRQTEREKKKKILAERRKVLAIDHLNEDQLREKAKELWQSIYNLEAEKFDLQEKFKQQKYEINVLRNRINDNQKVSKTRGKAKVTGRWK, encoded by the exons ATGTCTCGAGCCGCGGTGGGTGGtctggggagcctgggagccGCGGAGG GAGATGGCCAGGAAGGCGAGGCTAAAGAGGCCGAAG ATGGCCCGGTGGAGGAGTCCAAACCAAAGCCCAG GCCATTCATGCCCAACCTGGTGCCACCCAAGATCCCGGATGGAGAGAGAGTAGACTTTGAC GACATCCACCGGAAGCGCATGGAGAAGGACCTGAACGAACTGCAGACGCTGATCGAGGCTCACTTtgagaacaggaagaaagaggaggaggagctgatTTCACTCAAAGACAGGATT GAGAAGCGGCGGGCCGAGCGGGCCGAGCAGCAGCGCATCCGGAACGAGCGGGAGAAGGAGCGTCAGACTCGCCTGGCT GAGGAGAGAGCCCGacgagaggaggaggagaacaggAGGAAGGCCGAGGACGAGGCCCGGAAGAAGAAGGCGTTGTCCAACATGATGCACTTTGGGGGCTACATCCAGAAG GCCCAG ACCGAGCGGAAAAGTGGGAAGAGGCAGACGGAGcgggaaaagaagaagaagattctGGCTGAGAGGAGGAAGGTGCTGGCCATCGACCACCTGAATGAGGACCAGCTGAG GGAGAAGGCCAAGGAACTGTGGCAGAGCATCTACAACCTGGAGGCCGAGAAGTTCGACCTGCAGGAGAAGTTCAAGCAGCAGAAATACGAA ATCAATGTTCTCCGGAACAGAATCAATGATAACCAGAAAGT CTCCAAGACCCGCGGGAAGGCCAAGGTCACCGGGCGCTGGAAGTAG